In Bradyrhizobium sp. 170, the DNA window CAAAGAGATCAGCGCCTCGCTGATCCGCCATCTCCATGATTTCGTGCGCGACGTGCGCCTGACCGAAGCAGAATGGGTTTATGCGATTGATTTCCTGACACGCACCGGCAAGACCTGTGACGGCAATCGTCAGGAATTCATCCTGCTCTCCGACACGCTCGGCGTATCGATGCTGGTCGATGCCATCAATCACGCCGCTCCCGGCGCCACCGAAACCACCGTGCTCGGCCCATTCTATGTCGAGAATCCGCCGGAATACCCGTCAGGCGCCGATATCAGGGGAACGCTGGAAGGTGATCCTCTCTATGTCCACGGCCGGGTGACGTCCGTCGAAGGTGCTCCACTCGCGAATGCCGTCGTCGACGTGTGGCACTCCGACAAGGAGGGCTGTTATGATGTACAGCACCTCGAGCAGACCGAAGGTCTTGCCGGCCGAGCCCGCCTGCACACCGACGCCGACGGCGTTTACCGCTTTTGGTCGATCAAGCCGGCAGCCTATCCGATCCCCTACGACGGCCCGGTCGGCGACATGCTCACGGCTCAAGCGCGCCATCCCTGGCGGCCGGCACATGTGCACTTCATGATCGACGTGCCCGATCATGAGAAGCTCACAACTCATGTCTTCGTCAATGGCGACCAGTATCTTGATTCCGACGCTGTCTTTGGGGTCAAGGACTCATTGATCGGAGATTTCGTCCACCATGAAGCCGGCAAAGCGCCAGACGGACGCATACTGGATGTTCCCTTCTTCACATTGGCATATGATTTCGTGCTGCGCAGAAGATCATGATTGCCGGATTCGGCGACATGAACGCGCCCTGAGACGGAGATCTGATCGTCATGCAGTCATTTGTCTATAACGCCTTGCCTGGTCGGGTCATTTTCGGCCAAGGCACGATCTCGGCTTTGGAAGCGGAGATGGAGCGCGCAGGCTGCACGCGCGCGCTGCTGTTGAGCACACCGGAACAGGCTGCGGCGCTGAAGGACATTGCCGCCTCCATCGGGGCGCTGGCGGCAGGCACCTTCACTGATACCGCCATGCACACGCCTACCGATGTCACCGAACGGGCACTACGAGCAGCAAGAGATTGTGCCGCCGACTGCACCATCGCCTTTGGAGGAGGCTCCTCCACGGGACTCGGCAAAGCCATCGCGCTCCGCACGGATCTGATCCAGATCGTTATTCCAACCACCTATGCCGGTTCGGAAATGACTCCAATCATCGGCGAGACCGAAGGCGGCAGAAAAATCACGCAGCGCACCCTGAAGGTGCTTCCGGAGATCGTCATATATGACGTCGATTTCAGTCTCACTTTGCCGCCGCGATTGACCGTCACATCGGGCACCAACGCCATCGCGCACGCCGTGGAAGCGCTCTACGCGCAGGACCGAAATCCGGTCATCTCCATGATGGCTGAGCAAGCGATAGCCGCAATGGGGCGCGCGCTCCCTGCAATCGTCGCCAATCCCCAAGACCGGGAAGCGCGTGCGGAAGCGCTCTACGGCGCGTGGCTGTGCGGTATCTGCCTTGGATCAGTGGGTATGGCGTTGCACCATAAGCTTTGTCATGTGGTGGGCGGGTCCTTTAACCTGCCGCATGCGGACACCCACACGGTCCTTCTGCCTTACGCCATGGCCTACAACGCAAAGGCGGCACCGGAGGCTGACCAGGCGGTCGCTCGCGCCCTCGGCGGCCGTAGCGGGACACAGGCCCTGGTCGATCTGGCAAAGAAACTCGACAGCCCGAACAGCTTGAAATCGATTGGAATGGAGGAACGCGACATCGAGCGGGCGGCCGATCTCGCCGTGCAGAGCCCATACTGGAATCCGCGACCTATCGATCGGAGCGCAATTCGCAATCTCATCGCCAATGCCTGGGCGGGCGATATCGAACGTTGTATGTCAGGCACATGAACCCACGATCGCGTGCGGTCCCAGCGGCGAGCTCGTAGCCGCAAGATCGTTTGACATCGATCGCTGTGCGGAAGCCTACTGTGAATGACTGAATCGCAGACGGAGGAAATCTCTATTTCGTCCCACTCCTGCTTCCGGCAGCAGCGGGGCGGCCGTTCCCGGCAAGACCGAGCACCATGTCGGAAAACCGCTCGCCCTGCACCATGACATGATCGTGAAGCCGGGTTGCCGCGAGTTGCTCGTCGCCGGCGCGGATCGCTTCGAGAATTCCGGCGTGTTCCTGCAGCGATTGCAACAAGCGATTTCGAGCACGCAGCTGTATGCGGCGATAGGCGCTTAACCGCTTGTGCAGCGCCAGCGCCTGGTCGGCCAGAAATTCGTTGCGGCTGGCGCGGTAGATCGCCTCGTGAAACTGGCGGTTCACTGCGTAATACCGCTCGCTGTCGCCTTCTTTCGCCGGGATCTCGCAGCCGCGATGCGCGGCTTCAATGGCGGCCTCGTGATCGGGGGTGAGACGGCGCGCGGCCAATCGTCCGCAGGCGCTTTCGATCTCCGCCATGGTCTCGAACATTTCGAACAGGCGCGTCGGCGTGGGCACGCTGACAATCGCGCCGCGGCGCGGCCGGACATCAATGAAGCCTTCCGCACCAAGCTGAAGCAGTGCTTCCCGGACCGGCGTCCGCGACACCCCGAATCGCTCCGCCAACGAAGCTTCGTCCAGCCGGTCGCCGGGGACAAATTCCCCTGCAATCACAGCATCTTCGATCGCCTGCTTGAGGCTAAAGGCTTGGCTCATTGCATACACCCGGTAAAAATTTCCATACCACATACTTGACAAAACATACAGCATGCAGTTTCATCCATATTGTATACAAAAATACGAATAAAAAATGCAATATAGCAACGGGAGGTATGGAATGAGCATTTCGAGACGACAAGCTCTTGCCTTTGGAATCGCCGCGCCCGCGCTCCTACGGTTCGGAAGCGCCCGCGCCGGCACCGCACTGAAAATCTCGCACCAATTCCCTGGTGGTACGGCCACTGAGGGCGACTTTCGGGACCGGCTCTGCCGCCGGTTTGCGACGGTGATCCAGGAGCGCAGCAAGGGGACGATGACCGCGGATATCTATCCCGGCTCCTCGCTGATGAAGACCAACGCGCAGTTCTCGGCAATGCGGAAAGGCGCGCTCGACATGAGCCTCATTCCGATCTCCTACGCCGGCGGCGATCTTCCTGAACTCAACCTCGGCCTGATGCCGGGCCTCGTCACCGGCTACGCAGAAGGGCTGGGCTGGAAGAACAAGCCGATCGGCCAAGAACTCGCCAAATTCCTCGCCAGCAAGGGCGTGGTGATCATCACCTGGATCTGGCAGGCCGGCGGCGCGGCCAGTCGCGCGCGTCCACTCGTTGAGGTGGGTGACGCCAAGGGGATGAAGATCCGCGGCGGCTCGCGCGAGATGGACCTGGTGCTGCAGGCGGCCGGTGCGGCCGTGCTGTCGCTGCCGTCCAACGAGCTTTACGCCGCCATGCAGACCGGCGCCTGCGATGCCGCCCTCACCTCCTCCACCAGCCTGACGTCGTTCAGACTCGAGGAGCTTGCCAAGCATCTGACGACCGGCCGGGCCAAGAGTTACTGGTTCATGCTCGAGCCGCTCCTGATGTCGAAGGCCGCGTTCGATCGCCTGTCGAACGAGGAACGCGAGATCATCTTGTCGGTCGGCGCCGAGCTCGAGGAATATGGCCGATCTGCCGCCGTCGAGGACGATGTCCGCGTCGCCAAGGTCTACGAGGCGGCCGGCGCCAAGGTTCACGATCTCGACGAAGCGGTCGTCCAGAAGTGGCGCGAACTGGCGCGCGAAACAGCGTGGAAGGATTACGCCAACAAGAGCGAGAACTGCGCCCGGCTGCTCAAGCTTGCGATGGAGACAGGAGCATGAGCGCGCACGGCATCGATCTCGGCAACCCCGTCACCGTCGCGGAAGCGGAGCCCGGCACGTTTATGGCACGGATCAATTCCGCCATGGCCGTGCTCAACAAAACCATCGTCGTGCTCTGCTCGGTGGCTCTCATCGTGGCGAGCACGATTCTCAGTTACAGCGTGGTAGCGCGCTACTTCTTCAACGCCGCGACGTATTGGCAAGACGAGGCGGCAGTGTTCCTTCTGGTCAGCGGCACCTTCCTTTCCACCGCCTTCGTCCAATCGGGACGGGGCCATATCGGAATCGAGGCACTCAACGGCTATTTTTCGCCGCGGGGCGACGCGATCCGCATCTTCGTGGTCGATGCAGTCAGCCTCGCATTCTGCTGCTTCTTTGCCTGGAAGTCCTGGACGCTGTTTCACGAAGCATGGGTCGACGGACAGGTTTCCGGATCGACCTGGGCGCCACCCTTGTGGATTCCCTACAGCACCATGGCGCTTGGCATGACGCTGATGGCGTTGCAGATCGCGCTGCAGCTTGTTTCGGCGGTTGTAAGGGGGGGCAAATGAGCACGCTGGCTGTTGGACTGATGTATGGCGGCGCAACGCTCGCCATCATGGCTTCGGGCATGCCGATTGCGCTCGCGCTCGGCACGGTGGCCGTCGTCTTCATGTACTTCTTTATGCCCGGCGCATCGCTCGATACGGTGACGCAGAACGTGTACGAGGAAATGGCCTCGATCACGCTGCTGGCGATCCCGCTCTTCATTCTGAAGGGTGCGGCGATCGGCAAGTCGAAAGCCGGCCAGGATCTCTACACCGCGCTTCATGTCTGGATGGGCCGCATTCCCGGCGGACTCGGCATCGCCAACGTTTTTGCCTGCGCGCTGTTTGCCGCAATGGCCGGCTCGTCGCCGGCGACCTGCTCGGCGATCGGCTCGGCCGGCATTCCCGAAATGCGCAAGCGCGGCTATTCGGGCGGCTTTGCCGCCGGGATCATCGCGGCCGGTGGAACGCTCGGCATCCTGCTGCCGCCGTCGATCACCATGATCCTCTATGCGGTCGCTGCGGAGCAATCGCTTGGACGCCTCTTCCTCGCCGGCATCGGCCCCGGCCTCCTGCTCGTTGCGTTGTTTGCGGCCTACGCCGTCGTAAAATTCAGGGCGGAATACGCAGCCGCGCAACGACTCTACAAGGAGAAGCCGTCGCAGCATCCCATCCTGTCGAACGAACGCTTCACCATGGCCGCACGGTTCGGCGCCCTGCCCCGTGTTCTGCCGTTCATCATTCTCCTGACCGGCGTCATGATCGCGCTCTATGGCGGCTATGCAACGCCGTCGGAGACGGCAGGTCTTGGCGGCATCCTTGCGCTCGCCCTCATTGCTGCGATCTACGGCGTGTGGCGGCCCAGGGACCTTGGCCCGATCCTGGAATCGACGCTGAAGGAATCGACCATGCTGATGCTGATCATCGGTATGTCGCTGCTCTATTCCTACGTGATGAGCTACCTCCACATCAGCCAGGGGGCGGCTCAAGCGATCGTCGCGATGCAGCTCTCGCGATGGGTACTGCTAGGCGCGATCCTGGTCATGGTCGTTATACTGGGATTCTTCCTTCCGCCGGTCTCCATCATCCTGATGACGGCGCCGATCATCCTGCCACCGCTCAAGGACGCAGGCTTCGACCTGATCTGGTTCGGCGTGGTGATGACGATCGTCATGGAGATGGGTCTCATTCATCCACCCGTCGGCCTCAACATCTTCGTCATCCGGAACATTGCGCCCGACATTCCCCTGCGGGACGTGATCTGGGGAACGCTGCCGTTCGTGCTCTTGATGGCATTCGCAGTCGTTCTGCTTTGCCTGATGCCCTCGATCTCCACCGGGTTGCCCAACCTGGTGATGGGTCCCCCTTCCCGATAACCACGGAGGCACATGAACGATGCTGAACGATACAAGGTCCGGACGCATCATGGCGCCCGAATTCCTCCAGGGCCTGATCGAGACGCTGACACAGCGTGGTCGCGCGGTCCTTGGCATGAAGGTGGAACGTGGGGCAGACGAGGATAGCGACCTCGAGGTTATGGGCGAGGCGCTGCTCTCCCGACGCGGCGAAGCCTCGGGCGTAGCGATCGCGCAATCGCTGCTTGCAGCTTTCGAGAGGGCCGACGAGCCGCAACGGCTAAAATTCCTCGCCTCGCTTGCCGACCGGTTCGGACCTGACCGTCGTTCCATCGAACTTGCCATTGCCGACTATCAGCGCAAGGAAGGCGGCGACGGCAGCAAGCTCGAGGCACTGCACGCGGCGGCGGAGCCGCGTCGTCAGGAACTCGTCCGGCGCCTCAATCTGTCGCCGGGGGGAACGGCTTCCCTGGTGCGCGTCCGGGAAGTCCTGCTCTCGCTCCTGCGTGAGCATCCCGAGCTGCGGCCGGTCGACGACGATTTCGTCCATCTGTTTTCGTCCTGGTTCAACCGAGGTTTTCTCGTGCTGCGCCCCATTGACTGGAGCACATCAGCCAACATCCTCGAGAAGATCATCAAGTACGAAGCCGTCCACGCCATCCAGGACTGGGACGATTTGCGCAACCGTCTCGAGCCCTCCGATCGGCGCTGCTATGCGTTTTTTCATCCCCAGCTCGTCGACGAGCCGCTGATCTTCGTCGAGGTCGCGCTCACGAAGGGGATCCCCGGCGCGATCGGTCCGCTCCTGGATAAATCGCGGCAGGCAATAATCGCCGATGAAGCCACGACCGCTGTATTCTATTCGATCTCGAACACCCAAAAGGGCCTGGCAGGCGTCACGTTCGGCAACTTCCTGATCAAGCAGGTGGTGCAGGACCTCGCCCGCGAGCTGCCCAACCTCAAGACCTTCGTCACGCTGTCGCCTGTTCCCGGCTTCGCCGGTTGGTTGAAGCGTGAGCTGAAGGCGGAAGCCTCGGTCGCGATCGACGAGGAAACGCGGCGCATGCTGTCGGCACTCGATGACGGCGGTGACATCGCACATGCGCGAGAGGCCCTCACGTCCCTTGGAGCTTACTATTTCCTCAAGGCGAAGCTGCCCTCAGGCAAGCCGGTCGATCCGGTCGCCCGCTTCCATCTCGGCAACGGTGCCCGGCTCGAGCGGTTGAATTTCCTCGGCGACCCCTCCAGCAAGGGGATGAAGCAATCCTATGGCCTGATGGTCAACTATCTCTACGCCCTGGAGCATATCGAGGCGAACCACGAAGCGTTTGCGGAACACGGCACCGTCATCGCCTCGGACAAAGTGAAAAAGGCGCTGCGCGCCAAACTGTCGTCCCGCGAGCTGGTTCCGAGCCCCCAAACAAACATGCAACGAAAGATCTCGTCATGACCTGGAACTTGTACGATCGTCTGCTTCCCTCAGCTTCTGATCAGACCATCTGCATCGAGAAGGAGACTGGCGCCACGCTGACCTACGGCGAACTCGCTGCACTCAGCGGCAGATTCGCCGGCTTCCTTGCCGAGAAGGGCATCGGTCCCAA includes these proteins:
- a CDS encoding intradiol ring-cleavage dioxygenase, with product MRNFNESTITDAVVERIKDTPNTRVKEISASLIRHLHDFVRDVRLTEAEWVYAIDFLTRTGKTCDGNRQEFILLSDTLGVSMLVDAINHAAPGATETTVLGPFYVENPPEYPSGADIRGTLEGDPLYVHGRVTSVEGAPLANAVVDVWHSDKEGCYDVQHLEQTEGLAGRARLHTDADGVYRFWSIKPAAYPIPYDGPVGDMLTAQARHPWRPAHVHFMIDVPDHEKLTTHVFVNGDQYLDSDAVFGVKDSLIGDFVHHEAGKAPDGRILDVPFFTLAYDFVLRRRS
- a CDS encoding maleylacetate reductase is translated as MQSFVYNALPGRVIFGQGTISALEAEMERAGCTRALLLSTPEQAAALKDIAASIGALAAGTFTDTAMHTPTDVTERALRAARDCAADCTIAFGGGSSTGLGKAIALRTDLIQIVIPTTYAGSEMTPIIGETEGGRKITQRTLKVLPEIVIYDVDFSLTLPPRLTVTSGTNAIAHAVEALYAQDRNPVISMMAEQAIAAMGRALPAIVANPQDREARAEALYGAWLCGICLGSVGMALHHKLCHVVGGSFNLPHADTHTVLLPYAMAYNAKAAPEADQAVARALGGRSGTQALVDLAKKLDSPNSLKSIGMEERDIERAADLAVQSPYWNPRPIDRSAIRNLIANAWAGDIERCMSGT
- a CDS encoding GntR family transcriptional regulator, whose translation is MSQAFSLKQAIEDAVIAGEFVPGDRLDEASLAERFGVSRTPVREALLQLGAEGFIDVRPRRGAIVSVPTPTRLFEMFETMAEIESACGRLAARRLTPDHEAAIEAAHRGCEIPAKEGDSERYYAVNRQFHEAIYRASRNEFLADQALALHKRLSAYRRIQLRARNRLLQSLQEHAGILEAIRAGDEQLAATRLHDHVMVQGERFSDMVLGLAGNGRPAAAGSRSGTK
- the dctP gene encoding TRAP transporter substrate-binding protein DctP, with product MSISRRQALAFGIAAPALLRFGSARAGTALKISHQFPGGTATEGDFRDRLCRRFATVIQERSKGTMTADIYPGSSLMKTNAQFSAMRKGALDMSLIPISYAGGDLPELNLGLMPGLVTGYAEGLGWKNKPIGQELAKFLASKGVVIITWIWQAGGAASRARPLVEVGDAKGMKIRGGSREMDLVLQAAGAAVLSLPSNELYAAMQTGACDAALTSSTSLTSFRLEELAKHLTTGRAKSYWFMLEPLLMSKAAFDRLSNEEREIILSVGAELEEYGRSAAVEDDVRVAKVYEAAGAKVHDLDEAVVQKWRELARETAWKDYANKSENCARLLKLAMETGA
- a CDS encoding TRAP transporter small permease translates to MSAHGIDLGNPVTVAEAEPGTFMARINSAMAVLNKTIVVLCSVALIVASTILSYSVVARYFFNAATYWQDEAAVFLLVSGTFLSTAFVQSGRGHIGIEALNGYFSPRGDAIRIFVVDAVSLAFCCFFAWKSWTLFHEAWVDGQVSGSTWAPPLWIPYSTMALGMTLMALQIALQLVSAVVRGGK
- a CDS encoding TRAP transporter large permease — encoded protein: MSTLAVGLMYGGATLAIMASGMPIALALGTVAVVFMYFFMPGASLDTVTQNVYEEMASITLLAIPLFILKGAAIGKSKAGQDLYTALHVWMGRIPGGLGIANVFACALFAAMAGSSPATCSAIGSAGIPEMRKRGYSGGFAAGIIAAGGTLGILLPPSITMILYAVAAEQSLGRLFLAGIGPGLLLVALFAAYAVVKFRAEYAAAQRLYKEKPSQHPILSNERFTMAARFGALPRVLPFIILLTGVMIALYGGYATPSETAGLGGILALALIAAIYGVWRPRDLGPILESTLKESTMLMLIIGMSLLYSYVMSYLHISQGAAQAIVAMQLSRWVLLGAILVMVVILGFFLPPVSIILMTAPIILPPLKDAGFDLIWFGVVMTIVMEMGLIHPPVGLNIFVIRNIAPDIPLRDVIWGTLPFVLLMAFAVVLLCLMPSISTGLPNLVMGPPSR
- a CDS encoding malonyl-CoA decarboxylase, with amino-acid sequence MLNDTRSGRIMAPEFLQGLIETLTQRGRAVLGMKVERGADEDSDLEVMGEALLSRRGEASGVAIAQSLLAAFERADEPQRLKFLASLADRFGPDRRSIELAIADYQRKEGGDGSKLEALHAAAEPRRQELVRRLNLSPGGTASLVRVREVLLSLLREHPELRPVDDDFVHLFSSWFNRGFLVLRPIDWSTSANILEKIIKYEAVHAIQDWDDLRNRLEPSDRRCYAFFHPQLVDEPLIFVEVALTKGIPGAIGPLLDKSRQAIIADEATTAVFYSISNTQKGLAGVTFGNFLIKQVVQDLARELPNLKTFVTLSPVPGFAGWLKRELKAEASVAIDEETRRMLSALDDGGDIAHAREALTSLGAYYFLKAKLPSGKPVDPVARFHLGNGARLERLNFLGDPSSKGMKQSYGLMVNYLYALEHIEANHEAFAEHGTVIASDKVKKALRAKLSSRELVPSPQTNMQRKISS